GTCCAAATACTCACCATTTCTTGCTACTGTCATTTTTACCGCGGCTAAATCTAAATCATCTATTTTTGCAGTTGTTCTTCCAATAATTGCACCAGCGGATGAACCATTGTCTGCAACTGTATCTTCAAATTTGATTTGCCAATCTTTTATTCGGCTATCAATAATCTCTAGAGCTGGAACCACATAGTCCGTAGCTTCAATCACATCGTTCATCGTTACACCCGGACCTTTTAAATCCTTATTCAAAACAAACGCAATTTCAAATTCAATCCTCGGCTGAATAAACTTATGAAGACTAATTGTCTCTCCCTCTCCATACATCATGTCATCAAGAAGATGTCCATAATCAGGTTCGGAAACATTCAGCATTTCCTGCATGGCTTTACTCGTCAGCCCAATCTTTTTTCCAACGACCACAGCACCTTTCGCTACCTTTTGGCGAATTTGGAAAAGCTGGATGTTGTAAGCATCCTCAACAGTAATTTCTTCTGTTGAGGATGTAAATGGGGCAATCGTTTTTTTCTGATCTTCTGCTTCCATTAAAGCAGTCGCGGCTTTTTGAATATCCATTACAGCTGTCCCCTTTTCATTAAAGTGTTCATTATACCGTTACAGCTTCAGCTAAAGCCCGGTACTTTCCACTATAAAAAATGAGTGGTTCAGCATCTTCTAAATGAATATCGGTTACTTTTCCAATGAATAGTGTGTGATCTCCTTCAACATGTACAGTAGATACTTCACAAGCAATTTGTGCAACTGCCCCGTTTAGTACGGGCTTCCCATCTAGACGGTCAAATTCTACTTCGCGGTGTTCCTTCAACTGTCCCGCAAAAATCATCGAAAGTTCCTGTTGGTCAGCAGCTAAAATATTTACTGAAAACGTTTGGCTTTGTTTAATTTTCTCAAGAATCCTTGCCTTTTCACCAATTGAGATTACTACTAGTTTCGGGTCAAGTGACACAGACATGAAGGCATTTGCTGTCATGCCATGTACATCCCCATCCACATCAGTAGCAATTACGGTTACACCTGTTGCAAATTTTCCCATTGCGGTTCGAAATTGACGGTCATCCATTCTACTAACCTCACTCTTCTATAAAATTAATTTACTACACTCTTAAGCTTCAATAGTCGGATTGTTTTCTGGTAACGTGTCTGTTTGATCACCCCAGAAGGTAAAACCGACATCCATCTCATCTAACGTCCAGACAATTGGCTCCCAGTCTGGTTCAAAAATCAAATAGCCATTGGTGTACAACTCCAAGCGTACTCCACTTCCTGGATCGACCACATATAAGTACATTGCTTGTGAAATACCATGCTTACCTGGGCCTTTAAATTTGATTCCATGTTCCGCTAAGATGTCTGCTGCACGCAGCAAATCTTGAGCATTATCCAGCCAGTAAGACAAATGGTGAATTTGATGTGTTGATGGCGAGAATGGATCATGACTTACGGCAATATCATGAACCAAAGGAGTTACGCTTAACCATGCACCAATTAATGATTCATCCGGAGCTTTAACGCATTCTCTCATTTTAAAACCTAGCTTTTCCATTAAATAATCTGAAATCACATTTGCCTTTAAGGATGATAGGATATTAACATGGTCAATTCTTCGTGGTGAAACGCCTTTTGCCCATGATTTATATGTCTGGTTCTTTAACACTGAACGTTTAGATGGCTCAGCTAGTGTTTTTTCCATATCATAATAAATTTCGAAACGGTGTTTACTCGGCAATTTAAAACGAATGGCTCTTCCTTGCCCTGCTTCTACTCCAGCCTCCACCCAGTTTACTTCTGTGCCTGCCTCCTCGAGCAGATGAGCAAATTGCTCTACATCTTCCGGACGCTTTGTTCGCCAGGCAATATGATCAACATACGACTTTTCGCCAGCTGTTATTGATAATGTGTGATGTTCAAAGTCTCCCCATGCGCGTAAATAATGCGTGCCATTTACTTCTTCTGTTTCTTCTAATCCAATCAATTCCTTAAAGAACCAAAGTGATTTTTCAAGGTCTGACGAGACTAGAGCTACGTGTCCTAACTTTGCGATTTCTGGTAAACTCATGTTTTTTTCCTCCTATTAATTT
This genomic stretch from Neobacillus niacini harbors:
- a CDS encoding 2-keto-4-pentenoate hydratase; the encoded protein is MDIQKAATALMEAEDQKKTIAPFTSSTEEITVEDAYNIQLFQIRQKVAKGAVVVGKKIGLTSKAMQEMLNVSEPDYGHLLDDMMYGEGETISLHKFIQPRIEFEIAFVLNKDLKGPGVTMNDVIEATDYVVPALEIIDSRIKDWQIKFEDTVADNGSSAGAIIGRTTAKIDDLDLAAVKMTVARNGEYLDSADGSAVMGHPAQAVAWLANALGTYGISLHAGEVILSGALSKAIPIEVGDTFTAEFEHIGAVTAAFKE
- a CDS encoding flavin reductase family protein, which codes for MDDRQFRTAMGKFATGVTVIATDVDGDVHGMTANAFMSVSLDPKLVVISIGEKARILEKIKQSQTFSVNILAADQQELSMIFAGQLKEHREVEFDRLDGKPVLNGAVAQIACEVSTVHVEGDHTLFIGKVTDIHLEDAEPLIFYSGKYRALAEAVTV
- a CDS encoding VOC family protein yields the protein MSLPEIAKLGHVALVSSDLEKSLWFFKELIGLEETEEVNGTHYLRAWGDFEHHTLSITAGEKSYVDHIAWRTKRPEDVEQFAHLLEEAGTEVNWVEAGVEAGQGRAIRFKLPSKHRFEIYYDMEKTLAEPSKRSVLKNQTYKSWAKGVSPRRIDHVNILSSLKANVISDYLMEKLGFKMRECVKAPDESLIGAWLSVTPLVHDIAVSHDPFSPSTHQIHHLSYWLDNAQDLLRAADILAEHGIKFKGPGKHGISQAMYLYVVDPGSGVRLELYTNGYLIFEPDWEPIVWTLDEMDVGFTFWGDQTDTLPENNPTIEA